In a single window of the Perca flavescens isolate YP-PL-M2 chromosome 18, PFLA_1.0, whole genome shotgun sequence genome:
- the msraa gene encoding mitochondrial peptide methionine sulfoxide reductase isoform X2, producing MFDLKECTRSQRKANPAPTKHDVNGNRTVPPFPEGTEMVIFGMGCFWGAERKFWRQKGVYSTQVGYAGGYTPNPTYNEVCTGRTGHAEVVRVVYHPEKTSFANLLAVFWESHDPTQGMRQGNDVGTAYRSAIYTDTKQQLEEALASKDQYQKVLTEEGFGAITTEIAEAKPFYYAEDYHQQYLSKNPNGYCGLGGTGVSCPIRIKTKA from the exons CCAAACATGATGTGAACGGCAACAGGACTGTTCCACCTTTCCCAGAGGGGACAGAGATGGTCATATTTG GTATGGGCTGTTTCTGGGGGGCAGAGAGGAAGTTTTGGAGACAAAAAGGGGTTTATTCCACCCAAGTGGGCTACGCGGGAGGATACACACCTAACCCCACCTACAACGAAGTCTGCACAG GTAGGACAGGCCACGCCGAGGTGGTGAGAGTTGTCTACCATCCGGAGAAGACCAGCTTTGCCAACTTGCTCGCGGTTTTCTGGGAAAGCCACGACCCGACTCAAG GGATGCGACAGGGGAACGATGTTGGGACAGCGTACCGCTCTGCCATCTACACCGACACAAAGCAGCAGCTCGAGGAAGCGTTGGCCTCCAAAGATCAATACCAGAAG GTATTAACGGAGGAAGGCTTTGGTGCGATTACAACAGAAATAGCCGAAGCCAAGCCATTTTACTACGCCGAGGATTACCACCAGCAGTACCTGAGTAAAAACCCTAATGGATACTGTGGTCTGGGAGGGACTGGAGTCTCCTGTCCAATAAGAATCAAGACCAAGGCCTAG
- the msraa gene encoding mitochondrial peptide methionine sulfoxide reductase isoform X3, with protein sequence MVIFGMGCFWGAERKFWRQKGVYSTQVGYAGGYTPNPTYNEVCTGRTGHAEVVRVVYHPEKTSFANLLAVFWESHDPTQGMRQGNDVGTAYRSAIYTDTKQQLEEALASKDQYQKVLTEEGFGAITTEIAEAKPFYYAEDYHQQYLSKNPNGYCGLGGTGVSCPIRIKTKA encoded by the exons ATGGTCATATTTG GTATGGGCTGTTTCTGGGGGGCAGAGAGGAAGTTTTGGAGACAAAAAGGGGTTTATTCCACCCAAGTGGGCTACGCGGGAGGATACACACCTAACCCCACCTACAACGAAGTCTGCACAG GTAGGACAGGCCACGCCGAGGTGGTGAGAGTTGTCTACCATCCGGAGAAGACCAGCTTTGCCAACTTGCTCGCGGTTTTCTGGGAAAGCCACGACCCGACTCAAG GGATGCGACAGGGGAACGATGTTGGGACAGCGTACCGCTCTGCCATCTACACCGACACAAAGCAGCAGCTCGAGGAAGCGTTGGCCTCCAAAGATCAATACCAGAAG GTATTAACGGAGGAAGGCTTTGGTGCGATTACAACAGAAATAGCCGAAGCCAAGCCATTTTACTACGCCGAGGATTACCACCAGCAGTACCTGAGTAAAAACCCTAATGGATACTGTGGTCTGGGAGGGACTGGAGTCTCCTGTCCAATAAGAATCAAGACCAAGGCCTAG